One region of Priestia megaterium genomic DNA includes:
- a CDS encoding AAC(3) family N-acetyltransferase — MKHIVQATDHPRTKETLKEDLCRLGITQGMTIMVHSSLSSLGWVNGGSVAVVQALMETVTEEGTIVMPSQSVDLSDPSEWGNPAVPKEWWENIRETMPAYDPAHTPTSGMGQIVETFRTYPGVRRSSHPMYSFAAWGKDSEDILRDHPLEFSLGENSPLERLYKKHAFVLLLGVGFGNNTSFHLAEYRIPYRNVIQKGSPVIDSGKRVWKTYKELEFREGLFEEIGEAFIEAKGIKAEKIGSARAYFFSMPKAVDFAETYLKAL, encoded by the coding sequence ATGAAGCACATTGTCCAAGCAACAGATCATCCTAGAACGAAAGAGACGTTAAAAGAAGATTTATGCAGGTTAGGCATCACACAAGGGATGACTATCATGGTTCATTCTTCACTATCTTCATTAGGGTGGGTAAACGGAGGTTCAGTAGCCGTTGTTCAAGCTTTAATGGAGACAGTGACAGAGGAAGGAACGATCGTTATGCCGTCACAGTCGGTCGATCTTTCGGATCCATCAGAATGGGGCAATCCGGCTGTGCCAAAAGAGTGGTGGGAAAATATTCGGGAAACGATGCCTGCATATGATCCAGCCCACACGCCAACAAGCGGGATGGGACAAATCGTGGAAACTTTTCGAACATATCCTGGCGTAAGAAGAAGCAGCCATCCAATGTATTCATTCGCCGCTTGGGGAAAGGACAGCGAAGACATCTTAAGAGATCATCCCCTTGAATTTAGTTTAGGCGAAAATTCTCCTCTTGAAAGGCTTTACAAAAAACATGCCTTTGTTTTATTATTAGGTGTCGGGTTTGGGAATAATACTTCTTTTCATCTAGCAGAATATCGGATTCCATATCGAAATGTGATTCAAAAAGGATCTCCAGTTATAGATTCAGGAAAGCGAGTATGGAAGACGTATAAAGAATTAGAGTTTCGAGAAGGGCTGTTTGAAGAGATAGGTGAAGCGTTTATTGAAGCAAAAGGAATAAAAGCTGAAAAAATTGGTTCAGCACGTGCATACTTCTTTTCAATGCCTAAAGCCGTCGATTTTGCTGAAACGTATTTGAAAGCGCTATAG
- a CDS encoding DUF3231 family protein: protein MSTSKLPPLTSSELANLWMTYQEKTMISRFLEYCLEGKEDHKELFELYYSRSLNITEQIKEILENEGAVIPLGFTKHDVNLGVPKLFDSMFEIMYVRLMSQIETGLFALHSTMSYREDIRSFFVNATSESQNIYNQSTQILLETGVIAKPPYVSMPKEVRFVHEQNYIGGLSWLSEKRSLNTIEVSLIQHAVDTNLVGMQLMIGFAQAAGNKEAQQHFVSGMKLSKKIETELGDILRHSYIEPPATHAGKATSSTVSPFSDKLMMYNTSLLSTFGLGSNALGGAFSLRSDLPLKMLQLAKDIYFFAKEGGKIMIQNGWLEEPPQIEDRNQLTKK from the coding sequence ATGAGCACATCAAAACTTCCGCCGCTCACGTCCTCGGAGCTCGCTAACTTATGGATGACTTATCAAGAAAAAACGATGATTTCGAGGTTTTTAGAATATTGTCTTGAAGGTAAAGAAGATCATAAAGAGCTTTTTGAGCTGTATTATAGCCGCTCATTAAATATTACAGAGCAAATCAAAGAAATTTTAGAGAACGAAGGTGCGGTTATTCCTTTAGGATTTACTAAACATGATGTAAACCTAGGAGTGCCGAAACTATTCGACTCCATGTTTGAAATCATGTACGTACGCTTAATGTCTCAGATTGAAACAGGCCTATTTGCTTTGCATTCAACGATGTCCTACCGGGAAGATATACGGAGTTTTTTTGTAAATGCAACATCAGAATCGCAGAACATATACAATCAATCCACTCAGATATTATTAGAAACCGGCGTCATTGCAAAGCCTCCTTACGTTTCGATGCCAAAAGAAGTTCGGTTTGTCCACGAACAAAATTATATCGGCGGGCTAAGTTGGCTTAGTGAAAAAAGATCTCTTAATACAATTGAAGTGTCGCTTATTCAACATGCCGTTGATACAAACCTTGTCGGAATGCAGCTGATGATTGGCTTTGCTCAAGCAGCTGGCAACAAAGAGGCACAGCAGCATTTTGTCAGCGGGATGAAGCTATCAAAAAAAATTGAAACAGAACTCGGAGATATTTTACGTCATAGCTATATAGAGCCTCCTGCTACCCATGCCGGAAAAGCAACAAGCTCAACTGTTTCTCCTTTTTCAGATAAATTAATGATGTACAACACCAGTCTTCTAAGCACCTTTGGCCTAGGAAGCAATGCTTTAGGGGGTGCTTTTAGCTTAAGAAGTGATTTGCCGCTCAAAATGCTGCAGCTGGCTAAAGACATTTACTTTTTTGCAAAAGAAGGCGGAAAAATTATGATTCAAAACGGATGGCTTGAAGAGCCTCCTCAAATTGAAGATCGCAATCAGTTAACCAAGAAATAG
- a CDS encoding Rrf2 family transcriptional regulator, translated as MNSEFTIAVHSLVFLANLPDHRASSESIAYNICTNPARVRKTMSTLRKNNLVRTKEGLGGGYTLGCSPAEISLGLIYRVVSTGTLKPHWCSGDPDADCIVKSNIQTVMDDIFTESEQSVIRHLDQITIEDVLKKVRTAH; from the coding sequence ATGAACAGTGAATTTACCATTGCCGTGCACAGCTTAGTGTTCCTAGCAAATTTACCAGATCACCGGGCAAGCAGTGAATCGATTGCTTATAACATCTGTACCAATCCTGCACGGGTTCGGAAAACAATGAGTACACTCAGAAAAAACAACTTGGTTCGGACAAAAGAAGGGCTAGGCGGCGGTTATACTTTAGGCTGCAGCCCTGCTGAAATAAGTCTTGGGCTGATTTACCGAGTTGTATCGACAGGAACGTTGAAGCCTCACTGGTGCAGCGGCGACCCTGACGCTGACTGTATTGTGAAATCAAACATTCAAACAGTTATGGACGACATTTTCACGGAAAGTGAGCAAAGCGTAATCAGGCATCTAGATCAAATTACGATCGAAGACGTGCTGAAAAAAGTTAGAACTGCTCACTAA
- the cysI gene encoding assimilatory sulfite reductase (NADPH) hemoprotein subunit yields MVNKILKAPEGPPSDVERIKDESNYLRGTLGETMLDRISSGISEDDNRLMKFHGSYLQDDRDLRNERQKQKLEPAYQFMLRVRTPGGVSTPEQWLVMDDLAQKYGNGTLKLTTRQAFQMHGILKWNMKKTIQEIHASLLDTIAACGDVNRNVMCNPNPYQSEVHAEVFEWSKKLSDYLLPRTRAYHELWLDEEKVISTPEVEEEVEPMYGPLYLPRKFKIGVAVPPSNDIDVYSQDLGFIAILEDEKLVGFNVAIGGGMGMTHGDKATYPQLAKVIGFCRPDQILEVAEKIITIQRDYGNRSVRKNARFKYTVDRLGLETVKEELENRLGWSLDEAKSYHFDHNGDRYGWEKGVKGKWHFTLFVQGGRIADFEDYKLMTGLREIAKVHSGDFRLTANQNLIIANVSTQKKKQISDLIEQYGLTDGKHYSALRRSSLACVSLPTCGLAMAEAERYLPVLLEKIEAIVDENGLRDKEITIRMTGCPNGCARPALGEIAFIGKAPGKYNMYLGAAFDGSRLSKMYRENISEEEILNELRVLLPRYAKEREEGEHFGDFVIRAGVIEAVTDGTNFHA; encoded by the coding sequence ATGGTAAACAAAATTTTAAAAGCGCCCGAAGGTCCTCCAAGTGACGTTGAGCGCATAAAAGATGAAAGTAATTATTTACGCGGTACATTAGGAGAAACAATGCTAGACCGCATCAGCTCAGGTATTTCTGAAGACGATAATCGTTTGATGAAGTTCCACGGAAGCTACTTACAAGATGATCGAGATCTTCGTAATGAACGTCAAAAACAAAAGCTAGAGCCAGCTTACCAATTCATGCTTCGCGTTCGTACGCCAGGCGGTGTTTCAACACCAGAACAGTGGCTAGTGATGGATGATTTAGCACAAAAATACGGAAATGGAACGTTAAAGCTGACAACTCGTCAGGCGTTCCAAATGCACGGAATTTTAAAGTGGAACATGAAGAAAACGATTCAAGAAATTCATGCTTCTTTATTAGACACAATTGCAGCTTGCGGAGATGTAAACCGTAACGTAATGTGCAATCCGAATCCATATCAGTCAGAAGTGCACGCTGAAGTATTCGAATGGTCAAAAAAATTAAGTGATTATTTATTGCCTCGTACAAGAGCGTACCACGAACTTTGGCTAGATGAAGAGAAAGTAATTAGCACACCGGAAGTGGAAGAAGAAGTGGAACCAATGTATGGTCCGCTCTATTTGCCAAGAAAGTTCAAAATTGGCGTAGCTGTGCCACCTTCTAACGATATTGACGTGTATTCACAAGACCTTGGCTTTATTGCCATTTTAGAAGACGAAAAACTTGTTGGATTTAACGTAGCAATCGGCGGCGGTATGGGTATGACGCACGGGGATAAAGCAACTTACCCTCAGCTTGCAAAAGTGATTGGCTTCTGCCGACCTGACCAAATTCTAGAAGTAGCGGAAAAAATCATTACGATTCAACGTGATTACGGAAACCGCTCTGTGCGTAAAAACGCGCGTTTTAAATACACGGTTGATCGTCTTGGATTAGAAACGGTAAAAGAAGAGCTTGAAAACCGTCTGGGCTGGAGCTTAGACGAAGCAAAATCTTATCACTTTGATCATAACGGAGACCGCTACGGCTGGGAAAAAGGTGTGAAAGGAAAATGGCACTTTACTCTTTTTGTTCAAGGTGGACGTATTGCTGACTTTGAAGACTATAAGCTTATGACGGGTCTTCGTGAAATTGCAAAAGTTCATAGCGGTGATTTCCGTTTAACGGCCAATCAAAATTTAATTATCGCGAACGTATCCACTCAAAAGAAAAAGCAAATTAGTGACTTGATTGAACAGTATGGATTAACAGACGGCAAGCATTATTCGGCTCTTCGCCGCAGCTCATTAGCTTGCGTATCGCTTCCGACTTGCGGGCTTGCGATGGCAGAAGCTGAGCGTTATCTTCCAGTTCTTCTTGAGAAAATTGAAGCAATTGTAGATGAAAACGGTCTTCGTGATAAAGAAATCACGATTCGTATGACGGGCTGTCCTAACGGCTGTGCACGTCCTGCTTTAGGTGAAATTGCTTTTATTGGTAAAGCACCGGGTAAATACAATATGTATCTTGGAGCAGCATTTGATGGCAGCCGCTTAAGCAAAATGTATCGTGAAAATATCAGTGAAGAAGAAATTTTAAATGAACTGCGCGTCTTACTTCCTCGCTATGCAAAAGAAAGAGAAGAAGGCGAGCACTTTGGTGACTTTGTCATCCGCGCTGGAGTAATTGAAGCTGTAACAGACGGCACGAATTTCCACGCATAA
- a CDS encoding SDR family NAD(P)-dependent oxidoreductase, which yields MQQKRVAVITGGASGIGKETALKFAQKGDAVVIGDYDEGKGKETLQKIEEAGGHALFVQTDVTKFEEVEALIEKTVNTFGRIDVMFNNAGIGRPTSILDQDLEEYHRIINVNQHGVTYGIMAAGRKMRELGIKGVIINTASIFSFLASPGTYAYHATKGAVVMMTKSAALDLAKYGIRVVAVAPGFVDTPIIQGYKDNGMIEGMKAKTMSRELTNPKQIADMVYLLSLEEAGAVNGSVIMADDGYAAFK from the coding sequence ATGCAGCAAAAACGAGTAGCGGTTATTACAGGGGGAGCAAGCGGAATTGGCAAAGAAACTGCCTTAAAGTTTGCGCAAAAAGGAGACGCCGTGGTCATTGGTGATTATGATGAAGGGAAAGGCAAAGAGACTCTTCAAAAAATTGAAGAAGCGGGAGGCCACGCTTTATTTGTGCAAACGGACGTCACCAAGTTTGAAGAAGTGGAAGCACTGATTGAGAAAACGGTGAATACATTTGGACGAATTGATGTGATGTTTAACAATGCAGGGATAGGACGTCCTACATCTATTTTAGATCAAGACTTAGAAGAATATCACCGTATTATTAATGTGAATCAGCACGGCGTTACATATGGGATTATGGCAGCAGGCAGGAAAATGAGAGAGTTAGGTATTAAAGGTGTCATTATCAATACGGCCTCTATTTTTAGCTTCTTAGCCTCACCCGGAACGTATGCTTATCATGCAACAAAAGGAGCTGTTGTGATGATGACAAAATCAGCTGCGCTAGATCTCGCTAAATACGGTATTCGCGTCGTCGCCGTTGCGCCAGGATTTGTTGATACGCCTATTATTCAAGGCTATAAAGACAACGGTATGATTGAAGGAATGAAAGCGAAAACAATGAGCAGAGAGCTCACTAATCCAAAACAAATTGCAGATATGGTTTATTTGCTGTCCTTAGAAGAAGCGGGAGCTGTAAACGGCAGTGTCATAATGGCTGATGATGGGTATGCGGCGTTTAAATAA
- a CDS encoding NAD(P)-dependent malic enzyme has protein sequence MSLRDQALHMHQEKQGKLEVKSKVEVQNAQDLSLAYSPGVAEPCKEIHEHPETVYDYTMKGNMVGVVTNGTAVLGLGNIGPAASLPVMEGKAILFKSFAGVDAFPIALDTTDTDKIVETVKLMAHTFGGINLEDIAAPQCFEIEERLKKEVDIPVFHDDQHGTAIVTVAGLVNALKIVNKSMEDLKIVLNGAGAAGIAITKLLYSYGVRDMIMCDTRGAIYEGRPQGMNKVKAEVASYTNVNKESGTLSDVIKGADVFIGVSAADALSQEMVKSMNEDAIIFAMANPNPEIKPDAAKEAGAAVIGTGRSDFPNQVNNVLAFPGIFRGALDVRATHINEEMKKAAVEAIAALITEEELNADYVIPGPFDPRVAPAVAESVAKAAMDSGVARITIDPARVKTHTEQLTKIEN, from the coding sequence ATGTCACTACGTGATCAAGCACTACATATGCATCAAGAAAAACAAGGTAAGTTAGAAGTTAAATCAAAAGTTGAAGTTCAAAACGCTCAAGATTTAAGCTTAGCTTACTCTCCGGGAGTAGCAGAACCTTGTAAAGAAATTCATGAACATCCAGAAACGGTGTATGATTACACAATGAAAGGAAACATGGTCGGCGTTGTGACAAATGGTACTGCTGTTCTTGGTCTTGGAAACATCGGACCTGCGGCTTCACTTCCCGTTATGGAAGGAAAAGCAATTTTATTTAAAAGCTTTGCAGGCGTAGATGCATTCCCAATTGCACTTGATACAACAGATACAGATAAAATTGTTGAAACTGTGAAATTAATGGCTCATACATTCGGAGGCATTAACTTAGAAGATATCGCAGCTCCACAGTGCTTTGAAATTGAAGAGCGCCTGAAAAAAGAAGTAGATATTCCTGTGTTCCATGATGATCAGCACGGTACAGCAATCGTAACGGTAGCAGGACTTGTAAATGCATTAAAAATTGTAAACAAATCAATGGAAGACTTAAAAATCGTCTTAAACGGAGCAGGAGCTGCCGGCATTGCTATTACAAAACTTCTTTATTCTTACGGCGTACGTGACATGATCATGTGTGATACAAGAGGTGCTATTTATGAAGGCCGCCCTCAAGGTATGAACAAAGTGAAAGCTGAAGTGGCTTCTTATACAAATGTAAACAAAGAAAGCGGTACGCTAAGCGATGTAATTAAAGGCGCAGATGTATTTATCGGCGTATCTGCAGCAGATGCATTATCTCAAGAGATGGTTAAATCAATGAATGAAGATGCAATTATCTTTGCGATGGCAAATCCTAATCCCGAAATCAAGCCAGACGCTGCAAAAGAAGCAGGAGCGGCTGTTATTGGAACAGGTCGTTCAGACTTCCCTAACCAAGTAAATAACGTTCTTGCATTCCCTGGAATTTTCCGCGGTGCGTTAGACGTTCGCGCTACTCATATTAACGAAGAAATGAAAAAAGCTGCTGTTGAAGCAATTGCAGCCCTTATTACAGAAGAAGAGCTAAACGCAGATTACGTGATCCCTGGACCATTTGATCCTCGCGTAGCACCAGCTGTAGCGGAGTCTGTAGCAAAAGCAGCAATGGATTCAGGCGTTGCCCGTATTACAATTGATCCAGCACGTGTAAAAACACATACAGAACAATTAACAAAAATCGAAAACTAA
- a CDS encoding assimilatory sulfite reductase (NADPH) flavoprotein subunit gives MQLKVVNSPFNQEQADLLNRLLPTLTEAQKMWLSGYLTASQSTSAEGTPDVSTAAPAQAEQTISKDVTILYGSQTGNAQGLAENTGKTLEAKGFNVTVSSMNDFKPNTLKKLENLLIVVSTHGEGEPPDNALSFHEFLHGRRAPKLENFRFSVLSLGDSSYEFFCQTGKEFDVRLAELGGERLYPRVDCDLDFEEPANKWLKGVIDGLSEAKGHSASAAVPAEAPAGTSPYSRTNPFKAEVLENLNLNGRGSNKETRHLELSLEGSGLTYEPGDSLGIYPENDPELVDLLLNEFKWDASESVTVNKEGETRPLREALTSNFEITVLTKPLLKQAAELTGNDKLKALVENREELKAYTQGRDVIDLVRDFGPWNVSAQEFVAILRKMPARLYSIASSLSANPDEVHLTIGAVRYEAHGRERKGVCSVLCSERLQPGDTIPVYLQSNKNFKLPQNQETPIIMVGPGTGVAPFRSFMQEREETGAKGKSWMFFGDQHFVTDFLYQTEWQKWLKDGVLTKMDVAFSRDTEEKVYVQNRMLEHSKELFQWLEEGAFFYVCGDKTNMARDVHNTLVEIVETEGKMSREEAEAYLAEMKKQKRYQRDVY, from the coding sequence ATGTGGTTGAGTGGTTATTTAACAGCATCTCAATCTACGTCTGCCGAAGGAACGCCAGACGTTTCTACAGCAGCGCCTGCTCAAGCGGAGCAGACGATTTCAAAAGACGTAACGATTCTTTACGGATCACAGACAGGAAATGCTCAAGGTCTTGCTGAAAATACAGGCAAAACGCTTGAAGCAAAAGGTTTTAATGTAACTGTATCTTCTATGAATGATTTCAAACCAAATACTTTAAAGAAACTTGAAAATTTATTAATTGTTGTAAGTACACATGGAGAAGGAGAGCCGCCTGATAACGCGCTATCTTTCCACGAATTTCTTCACGGCCGTCGAGCGCCAAAGCTTGAAAATTTCCGTTTTTCTGTCTTGTCGCTTGGAGACAGCTCATACGAATTTTTCTGTCAAACAGGGAAAGAATTTGATGTGCGCTTAGCAGAACTTGGCGGTGAAAGACTGTATCCGCGCGTTGACTGTGATTTAGATTTTGAAGAGCCCGCAAATAAATGGCTTAAAGGTGTTATTGACGGATTAAGCGAAGCGAAAGGACACAGCGCTTCGGCAGCTGTTCCGGCGGAAGCTCCTGCAGGAACTTCGCCGTACTCAAGAACAAATCCTTTTAAAGCAGAAGTGCTTGAGAACTTAAACTTGAACGGCCGCGGATCAAATAAAGAAACGCGACACTTAGAACTATCTCTAGAAGGTTCAGGTTTGACGTATGAACCAGGAGACAGTTTAGGTATTTATCCTGAAAATGATCCTGAGCTTGTTGATCTTCTTCTTAACGAATTCAAGTGGGATGCAAGTGAAAGTGTAACGGTTAATAAAGAAGGAGAAACGCGTCCTCTTAGAGAAGCGCTAACCTCTAATTTTGAAATTACCGTGTTAACAAAACCGCTTTTAAAGCAAGCAGCTGAGCTTACTGGAAATGATAAATTAAAAGCGCTTGTAGAAAATCGCGAGGAATTAAAAGCATACACACAAGGCCGTGATGTAATTGACTTAGTTCGTGACTTCGGCCCATGGAACGTATCAGCACAAGAGTTTGTAGCTATTTTACGCAAAATGCCAGCGCGCCTTTATTCAATTGCAAGCAGCTTGTCAGCAAATCCTGACGAAGTTCATCTAACAATTGGAGCAGTACGTTACGAAGCGCATGGACGCGAGCGTAAAGGTGTTTGTTCAGTCCTATGTTCAGAACGTTTGCAGCCAGGTGATACGATTCCTGTATACCTTCAAAGCAATAAAAACTTTAAGCTTCCTCAAAACCAAGAAACGCCGATTATTATGGTGGGACCTGGTACAGGTGTGGCTCCGTTCCGCTCATTTATGCAAGAGCGTGAAGAAACAGGAGCAAAAGGTAAGTCATGGATGTTCTTTGGAGATCAGCACTTTGTAACAGACTTCCTTTACCAAACAGAGTGGCAAAAGTGGTTAAAAGACGGCGTGCTAACGAAAATGGACGTGGCGTTTTCACGCGATACTGAAGAAAAAGTATACGTACAAAACCGTATGCTTGAACATAGTAAAGAATTATTCCAGTGGTTAGAAGAAGGCGCATTTTTTTATGTGTGCGGAGATAAAACAAATATGGCACGCGACGTGCACAACACGCTAGTTGAAATTGTTGAAACAGAAGGCAAGATGAGCCGCGAAGAGGCGGAAGCTTACCTTGCTGAAATGAAGAAACAAAAACGTTATCAGCGTGATGTATACTGA
- a CDS encoding antibiotic biosynthesis monooxygenase family protein produces MYTVFSTFNVPDEKAEEVIGIYKNRSKSVDEAPGFVDFLLLQNDKRAGELTVQLTFDTKENYLSWVRSEDFKRIHDLEKKYPDQELAAVIPKVSQYKVVAR; encoded by the coding sequence ATGTACACCGTATTTTCAACATTTAATGTACCGGATGAAAAAGCTGAAGAAGTGATTGGAATTTATAAAAATCGTTCAAAATCAGTCGACGAGGCTCCAGGATTTGTAGACTTTCTACTTCTTCAAAACGATAAGCGAGCAGGGGAGCTCACCGTTCAGCTTACATTTGATACGAAAGAGAATTATTTAAGCTGGGTACGAAGCGAAGATTTCAAGCGTATTCATGATTTAGAGAAAAAGTACCCTGATCAAGAACTGGCAGCCGTCATCCCAAAAGTTTCTCAGTACAAAGTGGTGGCACGATGA
- a CDS encoding GNAT family N-acetyltransferase: MFPILSTPRTKLREITEADADTIFDCFSQEEVIKYYGQEKFTTFQEALVLIDIFAENYRNQKGLRWGIERLDTGELIGTVGLNQWNQKHKRAEIGYELHPQHWSHGYASEAASAVMAYGFDTLQLVRIGAVVFLENKASQHVLEKLGFQQEGVLKNYMYQNGKAYDTLVYSSLPPT; the protein is encoded by the coding sequence ATGTTTCCTATTCTTTCTACACCTCGCACTAAACTGCGTGAAATAACAGAAGCGGATGCAGATACTATTTTCGACTGCTTTTCTCAGGAAGAAGTTATCAAATATTACGGGCAAGAAAAATTCACAACTTTCCAAGAAGCTTTGGTGCTGATTGATATTTTTGCTGAAAACTACAGAAATCAAAAAGGTTTGCGCTGGGGAATCGAACGGCTCGATACGGGGGAACTAATCGGGACAGTTGGATTGAATCAGTGGAACCAAAAGCATAAGCGCGCGGAAATTGGCTATGAGCTACACCCTCAGCACTGGAGTCACGGCTATGCTTCGGAAGCTGCTTCGGCTGTTATGGCTTATGGATTTGATACCCTTCAGCTAGTGCGGATTGGAGCTGTTGTGTTTCTTGAAAACAAGGCATCTCAGCACGTGCTTGAAAAGCTCGGGTTTCAACAAGAAGGAGTGTTAAAAAACTATATGTATCAAAACGGAAAAGCTTACGATACGCTTGTTTATAGCTCCCTGCCTCCTACATAA
- a CDS encoding APC family permease — protein sequence MNNLHRRMGTFALTMTGLGSIIGSGWLFGAWRAAQIAGPAAILSWVIGMVVILFIALSYSELGSMFPEAGGMVKYTQYSHGSFIGFIAAWANWIAIVSVIPVEAVASVQYMSSWPWKWAQWTSHLVEKGTLTGEGLAIATVLLIIYFLLNYWTVGLFSKANSLITIFKIVIPGLTIGALLFVGFHGENFTSGSSIAPNGWASVLTAVATSGIVFAFNGFQSPINMAGEAKNPGRSIPIAVVGSILVATVIYLLLQIAFIGAVNPSDIAKGWSHLNFNSPFADLAIALNINWLVIVLYADAFVSPSGTGITYTATTARMIYGMEQNKYLPSVLGRLHPIYGVPRQAMFFNLAVALVFLFLFRGWGVLAEIISVATLISYITGPVTVMTLRRTGSDLYRPLRLKGLSIIAPLGFIFASLTLYWARWPLTGQVLFIILIGLPIYFYYQAKAKWKGSRQNFKGGVWMVVYLLCMMTISWLGSEKFGGLNVIKYGWDMGIIVVVSLLFYTWALKSGFKTEYLENGRKVNDDLKAAVNETAASKES from the coding sequence ATGAACAATTTACATCGAAGAATGGGAACATTCGCGTTAACCATGACGGGACTTGGATCAATTATTGGTTCCGGCTGGTTATTTGGAGCGTGGCGAGCAGCTCAAATTGCAGGGCCGGCTGCTATTTTATCATGGGTCATTGGAATGGTCGTTATTTTATTTATTGCACTTTCTTACAGTGAATTAGGATCCATGTTTCCCGAAGCCGGCGGGATGGTCAAGTATACGCAGTACTCACACGGTTCGTTTATTGGTTTTATTGCTGCTTGGGCAAACTGGATTGCGATTGTATCCGTTATTCCAGTCGAAGCAGTAGCTTCTGTACAGTATATGAGTTCGTGGCCTTGGAAGTGGGCACAGTGGACAAGCCACCTCGTAGAAAAAGGAACGTTAACTGGCGAAGGATTAGCTATCGCTACTGTGCTATTGATTATTTACTTTTTACTGAATTATTGGACAGTTGGACTATTTTCCAAAGCCAACTCGTTAATTACTATTTTTAAAATTGTTATACCGGGACTTACAATCGGAGCACTTTTATTTGTAGGCTTTCACGGCGAGAACTTCACTTCTGGAAGCAGCATCGCACCAAACGGCTGGGCTAGCGTGCTTACAGCAGTTGCTACGTCTGGGATTGTGTTTGCTTTTAACGGTTTTCAAAGCCCTATTAATATGGCGGGAGAAGCGAAAAATCCGGGCCGCTCTATTCCGATTGCGGTAGTAGGCTCAATTTTAGTTGCTACAGTCATTTATTTGCTTCTACAAATTGCTTTTATCGGGGCTGTAAATCCTTCTGATATTGCGAAGGGATGGAGTCATTTAAACTTTAACTCTCCGTTTGCAGATTTAGCCATTGCCCTTAACATTAACTGGCTTGTCATTGTCCTGTATGCAGATGCGTTTGTTTCACCATCTGGAACAGGTATTACGTATACAGCTACTACTGCTCGAATGATTTATGGTATGGAACAAAATAAATATTTGCCAAGTGTCCTAGGACGCCTTCATCCGATTTATGGTGTTCCGCGTCAGGCCATGTTTTTTAACTTAGCTGTTGCTCTTGTCTTTTTGTTTTTATTTCGGGGCTGGGGCGTGCTTGCTGAAATTATTTCAGTCGCTACGCTTATCTCTTACATTACAGGTCCTGTTACGGTTATGACGCTAAGACGAACTGGCAGCGATTTATATCGTCCCCTTCGTTTAAAAGGATTAAGCATCATTGCGCCGCTTGGTTTTATTTTTGCTTCTTTAACGCTATATTGGGCGCGCTGGCCGCTAACTGGACAAGTTTTGTTTATTATTTTAATCGGCCTTCCTATTTATTTTTATTATCAAGCAAAGGCTAAATGGAAAGGCTCTCGACAGAACTTCAAAGGCGGCGTATGGATGGTTGTATACTTACTTTGTATGATGACTATTTCATGGCTTGGAAGCGAAAAGTTTGGAGGCCTTAATGTTATTAAATATGGATGGGATATGGGAATTATTGTTGTTGTTTCTCTTCTCTTCTACACATGGGCTTTAAAAAGCGGCTTCAAAACAGAGTATTTAGAGAATGGAAGAAAAGTAAATGACGACTTAAAAGCAGCAGTGAATGAAACAGCAGCTTCTAAAGAGTCATAA